One Vicia villosa cultivar HV-30 ecotype Madison, WI linkage group LG5, Vvil1.0, whole genome shotgun sequence genomic window, AAGGATTATGGGACTTAGAGCCAAAGACATTGTATGGTATAACAGATCTTTGGAAGACAAGGAGGTTATCATGAGTTGTGGAAAGTTCAATAATGTGCCCCTCATGGGTGTTAGAGGTGGGATCAATTATAATCCCGTCTTGGCTAGGAGAACTTATGGGTATGCTTTCGTCAATCCTCCTGAGCAATCTGAGATAGCTGAGAACATTTTCTATCATGTGGTCACCGACAATGGGCAGATGGCAGAAGCTGTACAAGCCTGGAAGAACATTTGTTGGAGAGACAAGAAGCATTTTGGTCAAAGAGACTGTGCGACTTATGAAGACTATACTAAGTGGGTCGAAACTGTGGCTAATACCCAAGGGATGCCTTTCCCTATTAAGGATCCTTTGTACCCTCCTGTTGGCGCACAACCCAACATTGTCTCCATGCCTCGTTATAATCAGACTGTTGAGCAGAATCggaaattgactgaacaaatggagacgatgcaagttaagatgaattccgataggcaagagaagctttctgcccttcataagttgaaaatgagagaaatagagcttgaagagTTGTATGCCAAAGGAAGTACTTCTCAGAAGAGGCCGAGAGTGGTTGTCGATCCCAAGTCCACTAAAATTCAAGAGAGGAAGATCAAAGAGCATTATGAGGATCAGTTGGCGGAATTGACAAAGAGGCTCCAAATCCAAACTGATATAGCCAAATCAGAGAAAGCCCGTCGAAAGAAAGCAGACAAGCTCCTTCTGGAACGTCAGGCAAGGATTGAGGGGTGTTATGAAGAAATTCGCAAGCTGAAGGGTCGAGTGGAGGAAAAGGGGCAAAGTGATactcaagctcaagaggaagccagAGGTTGGGAATTGAGAAGCCGTTACTTGGAGACCATGCATTTCAGAAAGGACCTACTGATTCAAGAAGTTGTTAAAAGACCAACCCATGCTGAGACCAAAAAGCTGTTTGGAGAAATGAAGGCTTGGAGCTATAAGAACATTGGAGATAGCCCACTTCGtcatttggacatgggagatcctgcTTAGTATTGGTTTTTGTTATAGAATCACCACCAgtcttgttggatggggttcttatttccattttctgtattgttggctcatgagagcagaatattttgtacttcaaacGTGGTTGTGGAATTAATGGATTATGGTTGTTTATCTTGGTTGCGCTTCGTTATTTCTCATTATCTTGTAGTGTTGGTTCGAGACAAAGCCAAAAATTCTTGAAAATAATataacatgcacacatgcacccgtgcactcatatcatactgcattttcaggttttttatcagattctaattggggtcccttccaacaacagatttcttttccaacgacgaagctgactttcttacatccttaccgcaccaggagcaacgagagaatcatggatcaatttgaacagagtcaagctgccctccgtagggatatggatgttatgggagaaagaatgacccaacttatggagactcttcatgtcgttgtccaagggcaagaagagctcagaaagagtGTTGCTGGGTTGATCAAAGacactcctaccaattctgctgatggaggggtgaaaactaaggaGATTCCCGCTGAGGGGATACCGaaggtagtggatgaccaccacgaggttattgaccttgaacatgatcttactgctgagttgactgagactgctaagatgtaccaagctctcgaagaacgccttaaggccgttgaggttgctaaaacttcgagtttcgacactgctgctatgtgcttggtacctgggattgttattcccccgaagttcaaagtgccagattttgataagtacaagggagttacctgccca contains:
- the LOC131605165 gene encoding uncharacterized protein LOC131605165 → MAPPLKTGSRNISYTFLNPNLDSLECLVKKITPDETTRFREKYGYILSLLKMPFTKYEQEGVHTLLQFYNPSLRCFTFPDYLLVPTLEEYSLFLGVPIKKGEVPYYSTMEAPTSIEISKALYLSKSVVDANLSERGRYQGFHMEFLVKRGCDAAEAKEWDTFRAILALSIYGVLMFSNVPDFVDMSAIHLFILQNPVPTLLGDVYHSVHQKNRQKKGLVRCFAPLLYRWFRSHLPERGAFVDSRHTSKWAERIMGLRAKDIVWYNRSLEDKEVIMSCGKFNNVPLMGVRGGINYNPVLARRTYGYAFVNPPEQSEIAENIFYHVVTDNGQMAEAVQAWKNICWRDKKHFGQRDCATYEDYTKWVETVANTQGMPFPIKDPLYPPVGAQPNIVSMPQLEELYAKGSTSQKRPRVVVDPKSTKIQERKIKEHYEDQLAELTKRLQIQTDIAKSEKARRKKADKLLLERQARIEGCYEEIRKLKGRVEEKGQSDTQAQEEARGWELRSRYLETMHFRKDLLIQEVVKRPTHAETKKLFGEMKAWSYKNIGDSPLRHLDMGDPA